The window ACATTTTATTGTTCCTAATCTGTTCATGCACGTCAACAAAACCATCAATTTATATATCAGTAAGTAGGTCCATATACATCACTGTGTGCGATATAGGGAAAACTCTGCCGTGCTCCCATTTATGTTCAATTTGATGAAAAGGATTACATGTAGGTTTCTTCTTAACACAAATGTTACGTGAAatgaattactttttttttctggTAACATGACAGAAATAGATAGAAACAGCGTATGATTCCAACCTAATCCAGTTCCTATGaaattgtgatttatttttaaGTTCCGTCGTATTTTCCTGTTGACATTCTGCGGATCATGTAATTTATCAACGAGACAAGGACAGATGTTGGAGCGACACGACCATGCCTTTTGGACATCCTATCTCGTTTTTCAGTGCTTTTGAATATTTATTTATAATCAATAAACCAAATACAATATCCAGGGCTTTGCGAAATGCATTGTTGCTTCACATCTATAGGCATCGCTCTGATCCACTTGATCTCTTTTGGAATCACGGTGTATACAATAAAGGTGCTACGGTTTTACTGTGGAAAGTTTTAAACTTAGTTGAGCATTGGCGGATAATGTGATTGTTGGCGTCGGGTTTTCATTCTGCCTGAAGAATGtactttttgtgtgtgtttttaattGTTTAGGTTTTTAACGGTAACAAAGTCGTACATAAAAGACATGATGCCAGAGATCCAGAGTAATCCCAGCTGGACGGATGACTGTCTCAGTTCCCAGGATGAGCAAGACGTGGAGAAGAAGGACGATGAAAACGAAGCCATGAGCCTGTCCTTCAAGGATGACGGGGTAGAGCTTGATAAAATGGGGGAGGAGGACGACGaggacgacgacgacgacgacgatgatgatgatgatgatggtggcggtgatggtgatggtgatgaggaGGAAGTGGACGAGGATGAAGATCAACAGCCTAAACGGCGGGGGCCGAAGAAAAAGAAAATGACTAAAGCCcgacaggaaaggtttaaaatGAGGAGAATGAAAGCGAACGCCAGAGAGAGGAACCGCATGCACGGATTGAACGCAGCACTGGACAGTCTGCGGAAAGTCGTGCCCTGTTACTCCAAAACCCAAAAGCTCTCCAAGATCGAGACTCTGAGACTGGCCAAGAACTACATCTGGGCTTTGTCCGAGATCCTGCGTTCGGGAAAGAGCCCGGACCTTGTCTCGTTTGTGCAGACCCTTTGCAAAGGCTTATCCCAGCCCACCACCAACCTGGTCGCCGGGTGCCTTCAGTTAAACCCGCGAACTTGCCTTCCAGAGCAGAACCAGGACATGCCGCACATGCAGACGGCCAGTGCTTCCTTCTCCGTACACCCATATACGTACCAGTCGCCTGGTCTTCCGAGCCCGCCCTACGGTACCATGGACAGCTCACATATATTCCACGTCAAGCCGCATAGCTATGCCGGGGCACTGGAACCTTATTTCGAAAGCACTCTCACTGAATGCACTAGCCCGTCCTTCGACGGGCCGCTGAGCCCACCTTTAAGCGTCAATGGGAATTTCACATTTAAACACGAGCCTTCTCAAGAGTTTGACAAGAACTATACTTTCACCATGCACTACCCCGCAGCCTCGCTGGCCGGGCCTCAAGGACACGGCTCCATGTTTTCCGCCGCTACCCCTCGGTGTGAAATCCCCATAGACAACATTATGCCATACGACGCCCACTCGCAACACGAGCGAGTTATGAGTGCCCACCTTAATGCCATCTTCCACGATTAACATGGAAGCCAGCAACAATGTATTGTAAACGAAACAATATTGATGTACTCCTTGAATAGCTCGTTTACACACGGCAGCGCACTTGCTGCGGAGTGCAAACGTTTCACGCTTAAATTAGTActtgtatttattattgttactgcCTTTAGAAACGGGAATTTAAACGGCTTCCTGTTCATCTTCTTAACAATATTATACTTAGCGTTCCTCGTCGTGGGCTACATATGGAAGTCGATGTAGCGCCTGATCAGAAAATGGTAATTATCGATCCACATGACAAAATCACAAGCAATAATTAGGAATCTATGCAATTTTTAAACTAATAATGGgccaatttaaaaatatatttttcaacCAACATTTTACTACTGTAACCTTTCCCATGCTGAATTATTTTGTTGTGATTTTGTACAGAATTTTTAATAAATTTTTATAAGGTCGATTTCCTATTTTAACCATGCAGCTCCATCACTGTTTTATATCAAAAGTAGGATTATTTATAATTTATACAAAAGTAATTTAATTTTTAACGAGCAGAAAAGTGCTTAGAATAATATTCTGTTGCCTTAGCACTTCCTACCTATATAATCACGCAAGGTTGCACAATCCTAGCCAATTATTTTCCTGCATCAGTCTTTAACTGCTATTAGAACCTTACCTACAAAACAAACATAATGCAAATCGAAAACCAATTAAAAAGACATATCTTTCATAGATCATATCAAAATGGTATGGCAGTTGCACAAATGTGTATATAATTTTAATCAAATACCAATTTCTGTTTCTTAAAACGGTTGCTTGACTATCACAAATGATTTGCACTGCATTTCTTTAAATCATTTCCATCAAACATTGTCAGAA is drawn from Amblyraja radiata isolate CabotCenter1 chromosome 7, sAmbRad1.1.pri, whole genome shotgun sequence and contains these coding sequences:
- the neurod1 gene encoding neurogenic differentiation factor 1, producing the protein MMPEIQSNPSWTDDCLSSQDEQDVEKKDDENEAMSLSFKDDGVELDKMGEEDDEDDDDDDDDDDDDGGGDGDGDEEEVDEDEDQQPKRRGPKKKKMTKARQERFKMRRMKANARERNRMHGLNAALDSLRKVVPCYSKTQKLSKIETLRLAKNYIWALSEILRSGKSPDLVSFVQTLCKGLSQPTTNLVAGCLQLNPRTCLPEQNQDMPHMQTASASFSVHPYTYQSPGLPSPPYGTMDSSHIFHVKPHSYAGALEPYFESTLTECTSPSFDGPLSPPLSVNGNFTFKHEPSQEFDKNYTFTMHYPAASLAGPQGHGSMFSAATPRCEIPIDNIMPYDAHSQHERVMSAHLNAIFHD